The Blautia pseudococcoides genome segment CAGACATGATGAAGCATGGATTATACTATAAAATCACAGGTCAAAGAAAAAAAGGGCAGAAAATCCTCTATGTCCATGGAAATAACATAACCAAAAGCCTGCAGGAACTAAAGCGTCAGATACCATAAGGCAGCCGGATAACAACCCGGAATCCCCCTGATTCCCCGTGTGAAACCTCCATGCCTCCCCCATGCACCTCGGCGATCTGTCTCACCAGCATCAGCCCCAGCCCCTGTCTCTGATTTCCTGCCTCCCTGTCGCAAACCATATCGTGCGGTACATTCCGTATCCGCTCAAGCTCCTCATCCGATACCCCGGCACCGTTGTCCTACACTGCGATCCTGCAGGTTTCACCTGCCTTTGCTTGTTTTCATGGCAGCTTTGTCTTCCATCTGCAGAAACATGTGGATAGCCCTTGGGATCGGAGTCACCTGCAGCGGAAACGATCATATTGGTATATATAGGAGTAATGCTGCTTGGAAGTATTTTCACCGTCTTCGCTTATACAAGAGGAGATCAGGAACAATCTAATGAAAATATGCCTGCTTGTCCACAGCATTTACGGGGCCGGAGGCGTAGTGCTGCTTGGTGTGATGGGCGTGACCAAATTTTTATAGGCAGCAGGCAGGTCCTTTACAAACAGGAGAATTTCAGATAAGATAAAAGAAAACCGCCTTTGGCGATAGGAGTTTTGCTTGACTTTGTAATGCGGTCTGACGGTCCATGCAGTGAAGGCGCAGGCCTGCCGAATCCTTACAAATAACCACACAGTTGAAAAAGCTTAAATGATCGGGAGCAGTCAAATGAGAATAGCCGTTTTATCTGATACCCACGGGCTTCTTCGCCCTGAGGTGATGGAAATTGTGAATACCTGTGATGTGGTTCTCCACGGCGGGGATATCAATACGCAGAAAATTGTGGATGAACTGTCTAAAGATAAGCCCCTCTATATTGTCAGAGGCAACAATGACAAGGAATGGGCGGAACATATACCGGGGTCCCTTCGTTTTGAACTGGACGGCTTCGGTTTCTATATGGTACACAACAAAAAAGAGATTCCTCTGGATTTGACAGGTGTGGATGTGGTGGTCTTTGGGCATTCCCACAAATATCTGGAGGTACGAAAAGACGGACGTCTTTTTCTCAATCCGGGAAGCTGTGGAAAGCGGCGGTTTAACCAGGATATTACCATGGCGGTTTTGGAGTTAAAAGACAGAGAGATAGAGGTACATCGGATAGAAATCCCCCATTCGGAGCCGGTCATCCATGCACCCCGGGAAAAGGATATCCGAAAAACCGTGGAATATATCAGCAAAGGTATGAAAAAAGGGGAATCCATAAAATATATGGCAGAAAAATACGGCTGTACTTTGGGTTTTACGGAACAGGTCTGCCGTATTATCACCACACACCCCGGTGTGACGGGGGAGGGAATCCTGAATAAAATGGAAGTCAA includes the following:
- a CDS encoding ATP-binding protein, which codes for MVCDREAGNQRQGLGLMLVRQIAEVHGGGMEVSHGESGGFRVVIRLPYGI
- a CDS encoding metallophosphoesterase family protein; protein product: MRIAVLSDTHGLLRPEVMEIVNTCDVVLHGGDINTQKIVDELSKDKPLYIVRGNNDKEWAEHIPGSLRFELDGFGFYMVHNKKEIPLDLTGVDVVVFGHSHKYLEVRKDGRLFLNPGSCGKRRFNQDITMAVLELKDREIEVHRIEIPHSEPVIHAPREKDIRKTVEYISKGMKKGESIKYMAEKYGCTLGFTEQVCRIITTHPGVTGEGILNKMEVNRIQNPPCKAPLIDDTIA